A DNA window from Plasmodium brasilianum strain Bolivian I chromosome 12, whole genome shotgun sequence contains the following coding sequences:
- a CDS encoding mediator of RNA polymerase II transcription subunit 4: protein MGSVYRDKKSFHEVVLTIKEKIEKYDLNKWKNIVKPEEETLYSKYFEELLNKAGNKEVDKENTKIDNSKDIISEKSKKGYEINKEFFDKISNKEKFYFLLNIKEMMETSWLLADKRLDGIKLEETSEPVNVQELINYSSILSDTTCAPPECDNINDKLIHQEYYPNYHFLNFVNIEEIHLSKLFQLQKYSTICFPPIITIQEYNNILVVDISCSTPSTTIYYRVNDEIKEQVYDANNKPKIKKRKKVNIYAWSVKTGFIKSRVSCISKSYQVEEDDVSLTNEMLNIEQLDKPSFVEKVNKDENTSDKPSAITNVFKNLGFLLSRKKEKSSESSSNGGSSSGED, encoded by the coding sequence ATGGGATCTGTGTATAGAGATAAAAAAAGCTTTCACGAGGTAGTGTTAAcgataaaggaaaaaatagaaaaatatgatttaaacaaatggaaaaatattgTGAAGCCAGAAGAAGAGACCTTATACAGTAAGTATTTTGAGGAACTGTTAAATAAAGCGGGAAATAAGGAGGTGGATAAGGAAAACACAAAAATTGATAATAGCAAGGATATTATAAgtgaaaaaagtaaaaaagggTATGAGATAAACAAAGAATTTTTTGACAAGATAAGtaacaaagaaaaattttattttttattgaatataAAGGAAATGATGGAAACAAGCTGGTTACTAGCCGACAAAAGGTTAGATGGCATAAAATTAGAAGAAACATCTGAACCTGTAAATGTGCAAGAACTAATTAATTATTCCAGCATATTGTCCGATACAACATGTGCACCACCTGAATGTGATAacataaatgataaattaataCATCAAGAATATTATccaaattatcattttttaaattttgtaaatatcgAAGAAATACATTTGTCtaaattatttcaattaCAGAAATATAGTACTATTTGTTTTCCtcctattattactatacaGGAATATAATAACATCTTAGTTGTTGATATTTCTTGTTCAACACCAAGTACAACTATTTATTATAGGGTAAACGATGAAATAAAGGAGCAAGTATATGATGCCAATAATAAGCccaaaataaagaaaaggaaaaaggttaatatatatgcatggtCAGTTAAAACAGGATTTATAAAATCTAGAGTTTCATGTATTTCTAAATCATATCAAGTTGAAGAAGATGATGTATCTTTAACAAACGAAATGTTAAACATTGAACAACTCGATAAACCCTCATTTGTAGAGAAAGTTAATAAGGATGAAAACACTTCTGACAAGCCATCCGCTATTACAAATGTGTTTAAAAATTTAGGTTTCTTATTAAgtaggaaaaaggaaaaatcaTCAGAATCATCATCAAATGGAGGCTCTTCTTCAGGTGAAGATTAA
- a CDS encoding conserved oligomeric Golgi complex subunit 6, which produces MDIQTNTTIDIISNADLLNYELDNFKNYKSAFNKYNVLYDNYDNELRELNNYEHVFREACMCFKYFENIHHNLKKVNELDKNTKERILESSEMTKEIVDEIRKLKKEKYDISKKEKIYEKILEEYSLSSLCYNILTDLKISLDIEFFEHLKHFEYTKENIIKLLNENSSEKIYKFYSKHYNQILNKACKKMCLYIIRESNHFFYKKGRKIINLLLCNVYEEKDKRKIIIKNYVGNFSLITKMCYKIIVENIEYFNMCLSNFVHYRKKVIKKNYQDLIANKYKTTTKKMNIQELDDENDYSTQYIKNFFSIIYYLITLEDNFLKIFLLFNNYYASTTVPYISAHVENMHNNLYDIVDTLYIPYTHFVETNLNIYPKSYESCYELFHILSVFIYKLKQFQDNYEINDDIKNIIMEYSTKTIAHNINKNEHSTLKIQNGNGKDYSFLQQDYELILTKKNRNSSSFLCDPSNNITDTVQKMFLNDNNIVLNKRNKENVHANKFSNPENTIWENDPYTEKTENLKKAERNVIQQVEHENNEYIIDDNKCYSMNDSNSNKHNKDKNNAENVNGKNKMKEGSNSRRSNLGDYNKSIEKIISIEKYNCKILSYTQKIQKKVENEFFSLWQQDVVTFYLNKTTKIEDPNFLDNTLFCIKKILNCLNNVYSIYKNRALLETSNNEQNFQSVLDITINPLINNCLKNKNQNVETDYIFIVNIFIFIQDSIKIFEGSSKYCDLLTIIIDEKKEKILQLENFHIMSYLQMDKYCIEHEKKKIDEIKYIVENFYKFVFSEKFNNFNIINKIESNDVKNDLKLAILNNLHKAYVNIYDLYSTEFSMTYTPEQIKDLLLKNY; this is translated from the coding sequence ATGGATATACAAACAAATACAACCATAGATATAATTTCGAATGCTGATTTACTTAATTACGAACtagataattttaaaaattataaaagtgcttttaataaatataatgttttatatgataattatgataatgaGTTAAgagaattaaataattacgaGCATGTTTTTAGGGAGGCATGTATGTgctttaaatattttgaaaatatacaccataatttaaaaaaagttaatgaATTAGACAAAAATACGAAAGAACGAATTTTAGAAAGTAGCGAAATGACTAAAGAAATTGTAGATGAAATAAGAAAactgaaaaaggaaaaatatgatataagcaaaaaagaaaaaatatatgagaaAATTTTAGAGGAATATAGTTTAAGCTCATTGTGTTACAACATTTTAACTGacttaaaaatatctttagATATAGAGTTTTTTGAacatttaaaacattttgaatatacaaaagaaaatataataaaactacTAAATGAGAATTCAtcggaaaaaatatataaattttattcaaaaCATTACAATCAGATATTAAATAAAGCGTGTAAAAAAATGTGCTTATACATAATACGGGAAAGCAATCacttcttttataaaaaaggcaggaaaattattaatttattattatgtaacgtttatgaagaaaaagacaaaagaaaaataataataaaaaattatgtaggAAATTTTTCACTTATAACCAAAATGTGCTATAAAATTATCGTtgaaaatatagaatattttaatatgtgtttaagtaattttgtacattatagaaaaaaagtgataaaaaaaaattatcaagaTTTAAtagcaaataaatataagacAACCACAAAGAAGATGAATATACAAGAATTagatgatgaaaatgattaTTCAACTCAATATATTAAGAAtttcttttctattatatattatttgataaCATTGGaggataattttttaaaaatatttttattgttcaataattattatgCAAGTACAACAGTTCCATACATTTCTGCACATGTtgaaaatatgcataataaCTTATACGATATAGTTGATACTTTATATATTCCATATACTCATTTTGTAGAAACCAATCTAAATATATACCCAAAAAGTTATGAATCATGTTATGAactatttcatattttaagcGTCTTCATATATAAGCTGAAACAATTTCAAGATAACTACGAAATAAATGATGatattaagaatataattatggAATATTCTACTAAAACTATTGCACacaatattaataagaatGAGCATAGTAcattaaaaattcaaaatggTAATGGCAAGGATTACTCATTTTTACAACAAGATTATGAATTAATTCtaacaaaaaagaatagaAACAGCAGCTCCTTTTTATGTGATCCTTCTAATAACATAACAGACACTGTTCAGAAAATGTTTCtgaatgataataatatagtgtTAAATAAAAGGAACAAAGAAAATGTACATGCAAATAAATTTAGTAATCCAGAGAATACTATATGGGAGAATGATCCCTACACAGAAAAGACTGAAAATTTGAAGAAAGCAGAAAGGAATGTAATACAACAAGTAGAACACGAAAATAATGAGTATATCATAGATGATAACAAATGTTATAGTATGAATGATTCTAATTCAAATAAACacaataaagataaaaataatgcagAAAATGTCAATGGAAAAAACAAGATGAAGGAGGGGAGCAATAGTAGAAGAAGCAATTTAGGTGATTATAATAAATcgattgaaaaaattattagtatagaaaaatataactgtaaaatattaagttatactcaaaaaattcaaaagaaagtagaaaatgaatttttttcattatggCAACAAGATGTTGTAAccttttatttaaacaagACAACTAAAATTGAAGATCCTAACTTTTTGGATAACACActattttgtattaaaaaaattttgaattgtttaaataatgtttattccatttataaaaacaggGCGTTACTTGAAACATCTAATAACgaacaaaattttcaaagCGTACTTGATATTACTATTAATCcgttaataaataattgtttaaaaaataaaaatcaaaatgTAGAAACcgattacatatttattgtaaacatatttatatttatacaagatagtataaaaatattcgaaGGCTCTTCGAAATATTGTGACTTACTTACCATAAttattgatgaaaaaaaggaaaaaattttacagttagaaaattttcatataatgaGTTATTTACAAATGGACAAATATTGTATAGagcatgaaaaaaaaaaaatagatgaaataaaatatattgtagaaaatttctataaatttgttttttccgaaaaattcaataattttaatattataaataaaattgaatcCAATGATGTAAAAAACGATTTGAAGTTAGCTATACTAAACAATTTACACAAagcatatgtaaatatatatgatctGTACTCCACAGAATTCAGCATGACTTATACTCCTGAGCAAATAAAAGatcttcttttaaaaaattattga
- a CDS encoding cytochrome c oxidase subunit ApiCOX25, which produces MLGKSDKHMLGAFLKIGRNGMFNNCINIEEKYGSKMLLRTYVTENHYLRRDLINLDNSSLLTYKRNNSIMLFKINLIKSFSGISTVESNRATKESASSISEECSKSNLSIFKNPNVLIFFDKNEPETTGQKIYRYLDISGFLTRYNNRKEWILDLDPYTRLSTVMLTEYERKLMIFLKFHVYLLFVACIYLWYHAQVHFTMKPPCPKPYDYGHLNGKKRDFTWHGKLFFIYPKTRCKECRWLDIQCKKECFEKLKQEGHKFFINNGDPLSVPKSVLYPSHFH; this is translated from the coding sequence ATGCTTGGTAAAAGTGATAAGCATATGCTAGGggcatttttaaaaataggcAGAAATGGCATGTTTAataattgtataaatatagaagaaaaatacGGGAGTAAAATGTTATTAAGGACGTATGTAACAGAGAATCACTATTTAAGGAGGGATCTTATTAACCTTGATAATTCCTCTCTATTGACatataaaaggaataatagtataatgttatttaaaataaatttaataaaaagtttttcAGGAATATCAACAGTTGAGTCGAACAGAGCAACGAAAGAAAGTGCATCTAGCATATCTGAGGAATGTTCGAAAAGcaatttatcaatttttaaaaacccgaatgttttaattttttttgataagaATGAACCTGAAACAACTGGACAAAAAATCTATAGATATTTGGATATTTCTGGTTTTCTGACaagatataataatagaaagGAATGGATTTTGGATTTAGATCCATATACGAGATTATCTACTGTTATGTTAACAGAATATGAAAGGAaattaatgatatttttaaagtttcatgtatatttattatttgtagcgtgtatatatttatggtaTCATGCACAAGTTCATTTTACGATGAAACCCCCTTGTCCAAAGCCATATGATTATGGACATTTGAATGGAAAGAAAAGAGATTTTACTTGGCATgggaaattattttttatttacccGAAGACAAGATGTAAAGAATGCCGTTGGTTAGATATTCAATGTAAAAAAGAATGCTTTGAAAAGTTGAAACAAGAAggacataaattttttattaacaatgGAGATCCTTTATCTGTTCCAAAATCTGTTTTGTACCCATCTCATTTTcattga
- a CDS encoding ATP-dependent zinc metalloprotease FTSH, translating into MLILRNLVVLDLKRSTMLYANNFENIRCKLNSKRWFTILKNERLDRLKREIRYKPNDNFLILQFYKEANVHNPNEVIKHYESTNYVKNESIIKEYIKALVYTNKLKYTNLDNIKHDNNDYNSYRKTTDESNYINERNNERSNVYETNNLKGDSSYNNNISQSAYKEDYADKKKGGIYADIFNLQIDPKKPLKVSVIDGNKKGLWNLLKSTVGFLILVAAASVYLEGVSQNVQKGIGVVNKKIIPVENVKVTFADVKGCDEVKQELEEIIDYLKNSDKFTKIGAKLPKGILLSGEPGTGKTLIARAIAGEANVPFLQASGSEFEEMFVGVGARRIRELFQSAKKHAPCIVFIDEIDAVGSKRSNRDNSAVRMTLNQLLVELDGFEQNEGIVVICATNFPQSLDKALVRPGRLDKTIVVPLPDIKGRYEILKMYSSKIVLSKDVDLHVLSRRTVGMTGADLNNILNIAAIKCSVEGKKAVDMNSIEQAFDRVVVGLQRKSPLNDEEKNITAYHEGGHTLVNFYTKGSDPVHKATIMPRGMSLGVTWKIPIGDKYSQKIKDVQSEIDVLMGGLVSEEIVFGKNNVTTGCSSDLQRATHIAQSLVMNYGVGINEENISMFLQDKKNISEEMKIKIDKSIQKILLDSYNRAKKVLNQHIDELHRVALALIEYETLTSDEIKLAMQGKCDQIRKNRELKQKEFNLKDNSIS; encoded by the coding sequence atgttaatccTACGGAATCTTGTGGTATTGGATTTAAAAAGAAGTACTATGCTATACGCTAATAATTTCGAAAATATAAGATGTAAATTAAACAGCAAAAGATGGTTTACTATATTGAAGAATGAAAGATTAGATAGATTGAAAAGAGAAATTCGTTACAAGCCTAATGataatttcttaatattacAGTTTTATAAAGAAGCTAATGTACATAATCCAAATGAAGTTATAAAACATTATGAAAGCACGAATTATgtgaaaaatgaaagtataataaaagagTATATAAAAGCATTGGTGTATACAAACAAACTGAAATATACCAATCttgataatataaaacatgataataatgattatAACTCTTACAGAAAAACAACGGATGAatctaattatataaatgaaaggAATAATGAACGTTCCAATGTGTATGAAacgaataatttaaaaggtGATTcaagttataataataatatatctcAATCAGCATATAAAGAAGATTATgcagataaaaaaaaaggaggtaTATATGCggatatttttaatttgcaAATAGATCCAAAGAAGCCTTTAAAAGTATCTGTAATtgatggaaataaaaaaggattatGGAATTTACTAAAATCAACAGTTGGGTTCTTAATTTTAGTAGCAGCAGCAAGCGTTTATTTAGAAGGAGTATCACAAAATGTACAGAAGGGTATAGGAGTagtaaataagaaaataattccAGTAGAAAATGTGAAGGTAACCTTTGCAGATGTAAAAGGTTGTGATGAAGTAAAACAAGAGCTTGAAGAAATTAttgattatttaaaaaattcagataaatttacaaaaataggTGCAAAATTACCTAAAGGAATACTATTATCAGGAGAACCAGGCACAGGAAAAACATTAATTGCTAGAGCCATAGCAGGTGAAGCTAATGTGCCTTTTCTTCAAGCATCGGGTTCAGAATTTGAAGAAATGTTCGTTGGTGTAGGTGCAAGAAGAATAAGAGAACTATTTCAATCTGCTAAAAAACATGCTCCATGTATTGTCTTCATTGATGAAATTGATGCAGTAGGATCAAAAAGAAGTAATAGAGATAATAGTGCAGTCAGAATGACACTAAATCAATTATTAGTAGAATTGGATGGCTTTGAACAAAATGAAGGTATTGTTGTAATATGTGCTACTAATTTTCCACAAAGTTTAGATAAGGCATTAGTTAGACCAGGAAGATTAGATAAGACTATTGTAGTGCCATTACCTGATATAAAAGGAAgatatgaaattttaaaaatgtatagtAGTAAAATAGTTTTATCAAAAGATGTAGATTTACATGTTTTATCTAGAAGAACAGTTGGTATGACTGGTGcagatttaaataatattctcAACATAGCAGCTATAAAATGTTCTgttgaaggaaaaaaagcaGTAGATATGAATTCCATTGAACAAGCTTTTGATAGAGTTGTTGTAGGGTTACAGAGGAAATCTCCTTTaaatgatgaagaaaaaaatattactgcATATCATGAAGGTGGTCATACTttagttaatttttataccAAAGGTTCCGATCCAGTTCATAAGGCAACTATTATGCCAAGAGGAATGTCCTTAGGTGTTACATGGAAAATACCAATTGGTGATAAATACAGCCAAAAAATCAAAGATGTTCAAAGTGAAATAGATGTATTAATGGGTGGTTTAGTATCTGAAGAAATTGTATTTGGAAAGAATAATGTGACTACAGGTTGTTCGAGCGATTTGCAAAGGGCTACACATATAGCTCAATCACTTGTTATGAATTATGGAGTAGgtataaatgaagaaaacaTATCCATGTTTCtacaagataaaaaaaatatcagcgaagaaatgaaaataaaaattgataaatccattcaaaaaatattattagacTCTTATAATAGGGCAAAGAAAGTCTTAAATCAGCACATTGATGAATTACATAGAGTTGCATTAGCTTTAATTGAATACGAAACTTTAACAAGCGATGAAATTAAATTAGCTATGCAAGGAAAATGTGATcaaataaggaaaaacagAGAACTGAAACAGAAAGAGTTTAATTTGAAGGACAACAGTATTTCTTAA
- a CDS encoding hypothetical protein (conserved Plasmodium protein) has translation MSEDLEYIRGKKIIEILEGLLGYVYYRKPKNIVESIIEELKKLEKEKEIKRVFDEEDIIAMYNFLNLENNKYITKDKCILGLNQFVLNNKQREYMENIKIANDRKNYEYIKSESFKEIINFMKEQNEYLVHSESNSLTIFKKRPQLFGLLLNSNTQTIK, from the exons ATGAGTG aaGATCTTGAATATATTAGaggcaaaaaaataattgagaTACTTGag GGTTTATTAGGTTATGTTTATTACAGaaaaccaaaaaatattgtGGAGTCTATAATTGAagaacttaaaaaattagaaaaagaa aaagaaataaaaagagtaTTTGATGAGGAAGACATAATAGCTATGtataatttcttaaatttagaaaacaacaaatatataacaaaggataaatgtattttag GATTAAATCAATTCGtgttaaataataaacaaagaGAGTACAtggaaaacataaaaatagcaAACGAC agaaaaaattatgaatatataaaatcagAGAGTTTTAAGgagataataaattttatgaaagaacaaaatgaatatttagtTCACAGCGAAAGTAATTCTTTAactattttcaaaaaaagacCTCAGTTGTTTggtttattattaaatagtaATACCCAAactattaaataa
- a CDS encoding ATP synthase (C/AC39) subunit has protein sequence MELCLYNSKNGYLEALLRGFRSSFLTPEEYRKLREVDTLEDLKSVLEDTDYGSFMMDEPSPVAVTTIAQKCKEKMAHEFNYIRAQAEEPLRTFLDYIAKEKMIDNVISLIQGTLNKKSADELLSRVDPLGYFPQMKAITAMDVQNSHDDVLKVLLIETPIGTYFDKYISSHSSNEKNNVTTILNDMDIEILRNTLKKAWLEDFYDFIRKLGGKTEEVMGHILKSVADFRVLTVTLNTINSSLSLELQKDRNDMFPCFGYLYPEGTDRIRKCWNNETVQAALENYPAYYNLYEECKQFYIKNENINESKMFDHKIKSLEDLLYVKLVKLCETAFEQHCHFGIFYAWVKLKEQEIRNIVWISDMILMNRKDCIDSIIPIFEPQI, from the coding sequence ATGgaattatgtttatataactCCAAAAATGGCTATTTGGAAGCTTTGCTGAGAGGATTTCGTAGTAGTTTTTTAACTCCAGAAGAATATAGGAAATTAAGGGAAGTTGATACACTTGAAGATTTAAAATCTGTTTTAGAGGATACAGATTATGGTTCTTTTATGATGGATGAACCATCTCCAGTAGCAGTCACAACTATTGCacaaaaatgtaaagaaaaaatggcGCATGAATTCAATTATATAAGAGCTCAAGCAGAAGAACCATTAAGAACCTTCTTGGATTATAttgcaaaagaaaaaatgattgATAATGTCATAAGTTTAATACAAGGAACGTTAAATAAGAAGTCAGCGGACGAATTGTTATCTCGAGTTGATCCTTTAGGATATTTTCCGCAAATGAAAGCTATAACTGCTATGGATGTACAAAATTCTCATGATGATGttttaaaagttttattaaTTGAAACACCAATAGGTACGtattttgataaatatatatcatctcattcatcaaatgaaaaaaataatgtaacaACTATACTCAATGATATGGATAttgaaattttaagaaatacattaaaaaaagcaTGGTTAGAGGATTTTTACGattttataagaaaattaGGAGGAAAAACAGAAGAAGTTATGGGACACATATTAAAAAGTGTTGCAGATTTTCGTGTTTTAACCGTTACTTTGAATACCATTAATTCTAGTTTAAGTCTTGAATTACAAAAAGATAGAAATGATATGTTTCCATGTTTTGGTTATTTATATCCAGAAGGTACAGACAGAATTAGGAAATGTTGGAACAATGAAACGGTTCAGGCAGCTTTAGAAAACTACCCCGcgtattataatttatatgaagaATGTAAGCAGTTCTAtatcaaaaatgaaaatataaatgaaagtaAAATGTTTGATCATAAGATAAAATCATTAGAAGACTTGTTGTATGTAAAACTCGTGAAATTATGTGAAACTGCTTTTGAGCAACATTGTCATTTTGGTATTTTTTATGCTTgggtaaaattaaaagaacaaGAAATTAGAAATATTGTTTGGATTTCTGATATGATTTTAATGAATAGGAAAGACTGTATTGATAGCATTATTCCAATATTCGAACCACAAATATAG